A portion of the Stigmatella aurantiaca DW4/3-1 genome contains these proteins:
- a CDS encoding immunoglobulin-like domain-containing protein has protein sequence MKPIGVWGASLVLVALATSSCEKEQSAPLTKPTPATARTVRQEANTTGRVLVLGSTVTGGQSSREAQAALSLGYPVTVVTPTQWKAMTPEDFQKYNGIIIGDAACQGDTSAIQAAIDNSNIWGAAVDGNVVITGSDTTNNGTPQFIENAVSYIVARTRNTGMYISLGCAYQNAAPNTPVPLLKPFGDFTVAGTGCYTSGGHIFQMEPPFLSDGLVLNDGALAGTKGCVTRAVFSSYPQNTFAPVAVAVDASGTLPNTSSYFEWLETDNDGNPKVYTGTPYIVTRGSMALSSGCGIGLAGLTCENGTEGNGYPATPGTPPDQTCSFSCHAQWCGDGHVDMEYGEECDNGILNGRADDANGTIGTCSSFCKVPVLETDSPPDAICKNLELIADLTCGANGSVNNGSWDPDEDLIDCQQRPIGPYPVGTTTVTLTCTDSKGNTDSCTATITVLDKDKPTLTLVGGNEQLECAPGTYADPGATAADVCEGNLSSKVAVTGSVNPGAVGSYELTYNVKDSSGNAATPVKRTVAVSDTQKPTLALNGLANITAECASPYTDQGATASDVCAGNLTSAIVKTGSVDTAVLGTYSVKFNVQDPEGNKATEISRVVQVKDTLKPTVTVNGPANVRFECGNGEYNDEGATATDACAGVLSTDQSTTVNPNQPGTVTISYSATDPSGNTGVSATGRTVTVEDTLPPTLSLVGGAQNLECGSPYNDPGATANDQCAGDLTASIQKTGTIDNRNLSTQTLHYTVQDPSGRSASADRAVTVRDTLAPSVTVQGELSQQIECGSGDYTDEGATANDACEGPLAAVPSTAVDPNVPGTVTVTYKATDSSGNEGTSATGRTVTVADTLPPTLVLTPGPQNLECGTPFTDPGATANDLCFGNLTAAIQKTGSIDNKQLGAQSISYTVQDPGGRTAGPLTRTVTVDDTLAPAITVNGPLDQTFECGSAYVDPGAEANDLCAGNLTPEIVSTRTPIPGQPGAFSITYSVTDPSGNTVTSPTSRTVKSDDNTPPVLALNGPAVQALECATPYTDLGAIASDVCTDDINDRITVTGTVNPNVPNTYTVTYNVTDVAGLSAPPVSRQVNVSDTQKPVVTVTGPTSVNIECNGGPFNDPGATANDACAGALPTVASPAVNPGQPGAVTVTYSATDPSGNTGVSATGRTVNVQDTLPPALTLLGDAAMGLECASPFNDPGATANDQCAGDLTDDIVKTGTVNNKQLGNHVLGYSVTDPSGRTASASRTVEVDDTLAPVITITGPLEDTFECGSPYTDRGATAEDACVGAVPVTATQVGDANQPGSFIISYSATDPSGNSVTSPVTRHVTVDDNAPPTLALRGLATEALECGNPYADPGAIANDACFGDVTNRITVTGSINNKQLGSQTLTYNVTDPAGQSAPAVTRTVNVGDSQAPVITVTGPLAATIECGGDDYVDPGATANDVCVGPVPAVATTVVNPGQEGTYSIKYTAQDSSGNTATSAASRIVTVADTLPPTLALNGAANLPLECATPFNDPGANAFDQCAGDVSNRIQTAGSIDNKLLSIPQTITYSVTDPGGRAPAPVNRTVTVSDTLAPTLALNGGSTDTFECGGTYVDPGASANDACAGDVSNRVVPTRTSVPGGFTITYTVTDPSGNSATAPVTRTVTSDDNTPPVLALNGPANLPLECGTSFTDPGAIAEDVCDDNLNITVTGTVNPAVPAQYTLTYNVTDSAANAAAPVNRTVTVQDTQGPTLVLNGPATAGLECGTPFNDPGATADDLCEGDLSGAVVRTGTLNQGAVGNYTLTYNVADQGGHTAAPVSRTVAVSDTLAPVVTVNGPASLAVECGDDGFQDPGATAEDACAGTLPAVPSTEVDPAVPGVVAITYSATDPSGNTGVGNTGRTVTVEDTLPPELALLGPANQPLECGTPYNDPGATADDQCAGDLTGSIQRTGSINNKQLGAQTVSYTVQDPGGRTAGPVSRTVTVDDSLAPAITVNGPLDQVFECGSTYVDPGATANDLCADDLTANIVATRTPIAGQPGSFTISYSVTDPSGNTATSTSNRTVHVEDNEPPVLALNGPATQALECGTPYTDPGATAQDACVGDLTASITRSGEVNPNVPNLYTVIYNVSDPSGQSAPSVTRQVNVSDTLAPVINVQGPLNDTFECGGEYTDPGATANDQCYGNLTGAVVATRTTVPGQPGNFTITYSVQDPAGNTATSPVSRTVKVNDDTPPSISLNGANYITVECSEPFVDPGASAIDLCAGDLPVTVTGTVDTTKAGNYVLSYSAQDTAGNTSPTVTRTVQVNDSVGPAITLLGDNPMNLECKRDAYVEPGATANDLCSGSSTVVADSSTVNPAIPGYYAVNYTATDKSGRQTFAIRDVNVVDTLPPAFETPAPITLECAIDPLNDSLPKLIDLCKGDISANVIRIKTLSADDLRHEGNYTIVYQGDDFRNGGSPVTIERDVKVQDTTGPVISLTGEPNPIIECGSQPNLDAIATDACYGSVPVTQIPATLPKVPGDHVVTYSATDPVGNTSTGNGLSRTVTIVDTKEPTLCVVEPGGPGEPDKCVAGDQNITYECSGHAAGNEWVPPVVKATDLCEGNLPVHKYNTGDDDGDGIPGDIDEDDFGPGPTTEVEGLYYVQYLAWDEVYNLTGAILSVYVKDTIKPNLAILGEESVQVQCFRPMGDEEDPDPYVDEGAIGEDICYGDVTPSVQTFGSVNKQIPGTYTLEYQVRDGAYNAADPLSRTVEVIDSIAPSVVGRPAIIQQPDPNFMRPVDLSECAEAVDSCEGYLNINGDGFIESITSNEPGDDSNDIVIESNSRFLVRAKPNTNGTDRVYDVHFTIGDTSGNVTSAPSGTCQVRVPANPFAPVTVQKKGSGVLAGR, from the coding sequence ATGAAACCAATAGGCGTATGGGGAGCTTCGCTGGTGCTGGTCGCGCTGGCGACCAGTTCCTGCGAAAAGGAGCAGAGTGCGCCGCTGACCAAGCCGACCCCGGCGACAGCGCGCACTGTCCGGCAAGAGGCCAATACCACCGGAAGGGTGCTGGTGCTCGGCTCGACCGTCACCGGTGGCCAGTCCAGCCGGGAGGCTCAGGCCGCGCTGAGCCTGGGCTATCCGGTGACCGTCGTCACGCCCACGCAGTGGAAGGCGATGACGCCGGAGGATTTCCAGAAGTACAACGGCATCATTATCGGGGATGCAGCGTGCCAGGGCGATACCAGCGCCATTCAGGCCGCCATCGACAACAGCAACATCTGGGGCGCGGCCGTTGACGGCAACGTCGTCATCACCGGCTCGGACACGACCAACAATGGGACGCCGCAGTTCATTGAGAACGCGGTCTCCTACATCGTTGCCCGGACTCGTAACACCGGTATGTACATCTCGTTGGGCTGTGCCTATCAGAACGCGGCCCCCAATACTCCAGTGCCCCTGTTGAAGCCGTTCGGCGACTTCACGGTGGCCGGTACAGGGTGCTACACCAGCGGTGGTCACATCTTCCAGATGGAGCCGCCTTTCTTGTCGGATGGTCTCGTCTTGAACGATGGTGCCCTGGCCGGTACTAAGGGCTGTGTGACACGCGCGGTGTTCAGCAGCTATCCGCAGAACACCTTCGCCCCGGTTGCTGTGGCGGTAGACGCGTCGGGAACGCTGCCCAACACGAGTTCGTACTTTGAGTGGCTTGAGACGGACAACGATGGGAATCCGAAAGTCTACACCGGTACTCCCTACATCGTGACCCGCGGTTCCATGGCGCTCAGCTCGGGCTGCGGCATCGGCTTGGCTGGGCTGACATGCGAAAATGGCACCGAGGGTAATGGTTATCCGGCGACACCGGGAACGCCGCCCGATCAGACGTGCTCGTTCTCCTGCCACGCTCAGTGGTGTGGCGACGGTCATGTGGACATGGAATACGGGGAAGAGTGCGACAATGGCATCCTCAATGGCCGCGCTGACGACGCCAACGGCACCATCGGGACTTGCTCCTCGTTCTGCAAGGTCCCCGTCCTTGAGACGGATTCGCCCCCGGACGCTATCTGCAAGAATCTCGAACTCATCGCCGACCTCACTTGCGGTGCCAATGGCTCCGTCAACAATGGGTCTTGGGACCCGGATGAGGACCTCATCGACTGCCAGCAGCGCCCCATTGGTCCTTACCCGGTTGGGACCACCACCGTCACCCTGACTTGCACCGACTCCAAGGGCAATACTGACTCGTGCACCGCGACCATCACGGTGCTCGATAAGGACAAGCCCACGCTGACCCTGGTGGGAGGCAACGAGCAGCTCGAGTGCGCTCCGGGCACGTACGCCGATCCGGGTGCCACCGCCGCCGATGTCTGCGAGGGAAATCTGTCCAGCAAGGTGGCCGTCACCGGCTCGGTGAACCCGGGCGCGGTGGGCAGCTACGAGCTGACCTACAACGTGAAGGACTCCTCGGGTAACGCGGCCACTCCCGTCAAGCGCACCGTGGCCGTGTCGGACACGCAGAAGCCGACCTTGGCGCTCAATGGTCTGGCCAACATCACCGCCGAGTGCGCCTCGCCGTACACCGATCAGGGCGCCACCGCCAGCGACGTGTGCGCGGGCAACCTCACCTCCGCCATCGTCAAGACGGGCTCAGTGGACACCGCCGTGCTGGGTACCTACTCCGTCAAGTTCAACGTGCAGGATCCCGAGGGGAACAAGGCCACGGAGATCAGCCGCGTGGTCCAGGTGAAGGACACGTTGAAGCCCACGGTGACGGTGAACGGTCCCGCCAACGTGAGGTTCGAGTGCGGCAACGGCGAGTACAACGATGAGGGGGCCACGGCCACCGATGCGTGCGCCGGTGTCCTGTCGACGGACCAGAGCACCACCGTGAATCCGAATCAGCCGGGCACGGTGACCATCAGCTACAGCGCCACGGACCCCTCGGGGAACACGGGTGTCTCGGCCACGGGCCGCACCGTCACGGTGGAGGACACCCTGCCTCCGACGCTGAGCTTGGTGGGGGGCGCGCAGAACCTGGAGTGCGGTTCTCCGTACAACGATCCGGGCGCCACGGCCAATGACCAGTGCGCCGGAGACCTGACGGCCTCCATCCAGAAGACGGGTACCATCGACAACCGCAACCTCAGCACCCAGACGCTCCACTACACCGTGCAGGATCCGAGTGGCCGCAGTGCCTCGGCCGACCGCGCGGTGACGGTCCGGGACACGCTGGCGCCGTCCGTCACGGTGCAGGGCGAACTGTCGCAGCAGATCGAGTGCGGCAGCGGCGACTACACTGATGAGGGGGCCACCGCCAATGATGCATGCGAAGGCCCGCTGGCCGCAGTGCCGAGCACCGCAGTGGATCCGAACGTGCCGGGCACAGTGACCGTCACCTACAAGGCCACCGACTCCTCGGGCAACGAGGGGACTTCGGCCACGGGCCGCACCGTCACGGTGGCGGACACGCTGCCGCCGACGCTGGTCCTGACGCCTGGCCCGCAGAACTTGGAGTGCGGTACGCCGTTCACGGACCCGGGCGCCACGGCCAACGACCTGTGCTTCGGCAACCTGACGGCCGCCATCCAGAAGACGGGCTCCATCGACAACAAGCAGTTGGGTGCTCAGAGCATCTCCTACACCGTGCAGGATCCGGGCGGCCGCACCGCCGGGCCCCTCACCCGTACGGTGACGGTGGATGACACCCTGGCGCCGGCCATCACGGTTAACGGCCCGCTCGACCAGACGTTCGAGTGCGGCTCGGCCTACGTGGATCCGGGCGCCGAAGCCAACGACCTGTGCGCCGGCAACCTGACGCCGGAGATCGTGTCCACGCGGACGCCGATCCCGGGCCAGCCGGGTGCTTTCTCCATCACCTACAGCGTGACGGATCCGTCGGGCAACACGGTCACGTCGCCCACCAGCCGCACGGTGAAGTCGGACGACAACACGCCGCCGGTGCTGGCGCTCAACGGGCCTGCGGTTCAGGCCCTGGAGTGCGCCACGCCGTACACGGACCTGGGCGCCATCGCCAGCGACGTGTGCACCGATGACATCAACGACCGCATCACGGTGACGGGCACGGTCAATCCGAACGTGCCGAATACCTACACGGTCACCTACAACGTGACGGACGTGGCGGGCCTGAGCGCGCCGCCGGTCTCCCGCCAGGTGAACGTCTCCGACACCCAGAAGCCGGTGGTGACGGTGACGGGGCCCACCTCCGTGAACATCGAGTGCAACGGCGGTCCGTTCAACGATCCGGGCGCCACGGCCAACGATGCGTGCGCCGGTGCACTGCCGACGGTGGCCAGCCCCGCGGTGAACCCGGGCCAGCCCGGAGCGGTGACCGTCACCTACAGCGCCACGGACCCCTCGGGGAACACGGGCGTCTCGGCCACGGGCCGCACCGTCAACGTGCAGGACACCCTGCCTCCGGCGCTGACCCTGTTGGGCGATGCCGCCATGGGGCTCGAGTGCGCCTCGCCGTTCAACGATCCGGGCGCCACGGCCAATGACCAGTGCGCGGGCGACCTGACCGATGACATCGTCAAGACGGGCACGGTCAACAACAAGCAGCTCGGCAACCACGTGCTGGGCTACAGCGTGACGGACCCGTCGGGCCGCACCGCCTCCGCCAGCCGCACGGTGGAAGTGGACGACACCCTGGCGCCGGTCATCACCATCACCGGGCCGCTTGAGGACACCTTCGAGTGTGGCTCGCCCTACACGGATCGGGGCGCCACGGCGGAGGACGCCTGCGTCGGCGCTGTGCCTGTCACGGCCACCCAGGTGGGCGACGCCAACCAGCCGGGCTCCTTCATCATCAGCTACAGCGCGACGGACCCGTCGGGCAACAGCGTCACCTCTCCGGTCACCCGCCACGTGACGGTGGACGACAACGCGCCGCCCACGCTGGCGCTCCGGGGCCTGGCCACCGAGGCGCTCGAGTGCGGCAATCCCTACGCGGACCCGGGCGCCATCGCCAACGATGCGTGCTTCGGGGATGTGACCAACCGCATCACCGTGACGGGTTCCATCAACAACAAGCAGCTCGGCAGCCAGACACTCACCTACAACGTGACCGACCCGGCCGGGCAGAGTGCTCCGGCGGTGACCCGCACGGTGAACGTCGGCGACTCGCAGGCCCCCGTCATCACGGTGACCGGCCCGCTGGCCGCCACCATCGAGTGCGGTGGCGATGACTATGTGGATCCGGGTGCGACCGCCAATGACGTGTGCGTCGGGCCTGTTCCCGCGGTGGCGACCACGGTCGTCAACCCGGGCCAGGAAGGCACCTACAGCATCAAGTACACGGCGCAGGACTCCTCCGGGAACACCGCCACCTCGGCTGCCAGCCGCATCGTGACGGTGGCCGACACCCTGCCGCCGACGCTGGCACTCAACGGCGCGGCCAACCTGCCGCTGGAGTGCGCCACGCCGTTCAACGATCCCGGCGCCAACGCCTTCGACCAGTGCGCGGGCGACGTGAGCAACCGCATCCAGACCGCGGGCAGCATCGACAACAAGCTGCTCTCCATCCCCCAGACGATCACCTACTCCGTGACGGATCCGGGTGGCCGCGCGCCCGCGCCGGTCAACCGCACGGTGACGGTGTCCGACACGCTGGCTCCGACCCTGGCCCTCAACGGCGGCTCCACCGACACGTTCGAGTGCGGTGGTACCTACGTGGATCCGGGCGCCTCGGCCAACGACGCGTGCGCTGGAGATGTGTCCAACCGCGTGGTGCCCACTCGGACCTCCGTGCCGGGCGGATTCACCATCACCTATACTGTGACGGATCCGTCGGGCAACAGCGCCACCGCGCCGGTGACCCGCACGGTGACCTCGGATGACAACACGCCGCCGGTGCTGGCCCTCAACGGTCCGGCCAACCTCCCGCTGGAGTGCGGCACCTCGTTCACGGACCCGGGCGCCATCGCCGAGGACGTGTGCGACGACAACCTGAACATCACCGTGACGGGCACGGTGAACCCCGCGGTGCCGGCTCAGTACACGCTCACCTACAACGTGACCGACTCGGCCGCCAACGCCGCCGCGCCGGTCAACCGCACGGTGACGGTGCAGGACACGCAGGGCCCGACGCTGGTCCTCAATGGTCCGGCCACGGCAGGTCTGGAGTGCGGCACCCCGTTCAACGACCCGGGTGCCACGGCCGACGACCTGTGCGAGGGCGATCTGTCCGGCGCGGTGGTTCGCACCGGCACGCTCAACCAGGGCGCGGTGGGCAACTACACGCTGACCTACAACGTGGCGGACCAGGGAGGCCACACGGCCGCACCGGTCAGCCGCACGGTGGCGGTGAGCGACACGCTGGCCCCGGTGGTCACGGTCAATGGTCCGGCCTCGCTGGCCGTGGAGTGCGGTGACGACGGGTTCCAGGATCCGGGCGCGACGGCGGAAGATGCCTGCGCCGGGACCCTGCCCGCCGTGCCGAGCACCGAGGTGGATCCGGCCGTGCCGGGCGTGGTGGCCATCACCTACAGCGCCACGGACCCATCCGGGAACACGGGCGTCGGGAACACCGGGCGCACCGTCACGGTGGAGGACACCCTGCCGCCGGAGCTGGCCCTGCTGGGCCCCGCCAACCAGCCGCTGGAGTGCGGTACCCCGTACAACGATCCGGGCGCCACCGCGGATGACCAGTGCGCCGGCGACCTGACGGGCTCCATCCAGAGGACGGGCTCCATCAACAACAAGCAGCTCGGCGCCCAGACGGTCTCCTACACCGTTCAGGATCCGGGCGGCCGTACTGCCGGGCCGGTCAGCCGCACGGTGACGGTGGACGACTCGCTGGCGCCGGCCATCACGGTCAATGGTCCGCTCGACCAGGTGTTCGAGTGCGGCTCGACCTACGTGGACCCCGGTGCCACGGCCAACGACCTGTGCGCCGACGATCTGACGGCGAACATCGTGGCCACGCGCACGCCGATCGCGGGCCAGCCGGGCTCCTTCACCATCAGCTACAGCGTGACGGACCCCTCGGGCAACACGGCCACGTCGACCTCGAACCGCACGGTGCACGTGGAGGACAACGAGCCGCCCGTGCTGGCGCTCAATGGTCCCGCCACGCAGGCCCTGGAGTGCGGCACGCCGTACACCGACCCAGGCGCCACGGCGCAGGACGCGTGCGTGGGAGACCTGACGGCCAGCATCACCCGCTCGGGCGAGGTCAACCCGAACGTGCCGAACCTCTACACGGTCATCTACAACGTGTCGGATCCGTCCGGTCAGAGCGCGCCGTCGGTCACCCGCCAGGTGAACGTCAGCGACACGCTGGCCCCGGTCATCAATGTCCAGGGTCCGCTCAACGACACCTTCGAGTGCGGCGGCGAGTACACCGACCCCGGCGCCACGGCCAATGACCAGTGCTACGGCAACCTGACGGGCGCGGTCGTCGCCACGCGCACCACGGTCCCGGGCCAGCCGGGCAACTTCACCATCACCTACAGCGTGCAGGATCCGGCTGGCAACACGGCCACCTCGCCGGTCAGCCGCACGGTGAAGGTGAACGATGATACGCCCCCGAGCATCTCGCTCAATGGTGCGAACTACATCACCGTCGAGTGCTCGGAGCCCTTCGTGGATCCGGGTGCCAGCGCGATCGACCTGTGCGCGGGTGACCTGCCCGTGACGGTGACGGGCACGGTGGACACGACCAAGGCAGGCAACTACGTCCTGAGCTACAGCGCCCAGGACACGGCCGGGAACACCTCGCCGACGGTCACCCGCACGGTGCAGGTGAATGACTCCGTGGGGCCGGCCATCACCCTGCTGGGTGACAACCCGATGAACCTGGAGTGCAAGCGTGACGCGTACGTGGAGCCCGGTGCCACGGCCAACGACCTGTGCTCTGGCTCGTCGACCGTCGTCGCGGACTCCTCGACCGTCAACCCGGCGATCCCGGGCTACTACGCGGTCAACTACACCGCCACGGACAAGAGCGGTCGGCAGACCTTCGCGATCCGCGACGTGAACGTGGTGGACACCCTGCCTCCCGCCTTCGAGACGCCGGCTCCGATCACGCTGGAGTGCGCCATCGACCCGCTCAACGATTCGCTCCCCAAGCTGATCGACCTGTGCAAGGGCGACATCTCCGCCAACGTCATTCGCATCAAGACGTTGTCCGCCGACGACCTGCGGCACGAGGGCAACTACACCATCGTGTACCAGGGCGACGACTTCCGGAATGGAGGATCGCCGGTCACCATCGAGCGCGATGTGAAGGTGCAGGACACCACGGGCCCGGTGATCTCGCTCACGGGCGAGCCCAACCCGATCATCGAGTGCGGCAGCCAGCCCAACCTGGACGCGATCGCCACCGATGCCTGCTACGGCTCCGTGCCTGTGACGCAGATCCCCGCGACGCTGCCGAAAGTGCCGGGCGACCACGTGGTGACGTACTCGGCCACGGATCCGGTCGGCAACACCTCGACGGGCAACGGCCTGTCGCGCACGGTGACCATCGTCGACACCAAGGAGCCGACCCTGTGTGTTGTTGAGCCGGGCGGGCCGGGCGAGCCGGACAAATGTGTTGCTGGGGACCAGAACATCACCTACGAGTGCTCTGGCCACGCGGCGGGCAACGAGTGGGTGCCCCCGGTCGTCAAGGCGACGGACCTCTGCGAGGGTAACCTGCCGGTGCACAAGTACAACACGGGCGACGACGATGGCGACGGCATCCCCGGCGACATCGACGAGGACGACTTCGGCCCTGGCCCGACCACCGAGGTGGAAGGTCTCTACTATGTGCAGTACCTGGCGTGGGACGAGGTCTACAACCTCACGGGTGCCATCCTCTCCGTGTACGTGAAGGACACCATCAAGCCGAACCTGGCCATCCTCGGCGAGGAGTCGGTGCAGGTGCAGTGCTTCCGTCCCATGGGTGACGAGGAGGATCCGGACCCGTACGTCGACGAGGGCGCCATCGGCGAGGACATCTGCTACGGCGACGTGACGCCGTCCGTGCAGACCTTCGGCAGCGTGAACAAGCAGATCCCCGGTACCTACACGCTGGAGTACCAGGTGCGTGACGGTGCCTACAACGCCGCGGATCCGCTGTCCCGCACGGTGGAAGTCATCGACAGCATCGCGCCGTCGGTGGTGGGCCGTCCGGCCATCATCCAGCAGCCGGACCCGAACTTCATGCGGCCGGTGGACCTGAGCGAGTGCGCCGAGGCGGTGGACTCCTGCGAGGGTTACCTGAACATCAATGGCGATGGCTTCATCGAGTCCATCACCAGCAACGAGCCGGGCGACGACTCGAACGACATCGTCATCGAGTCCAACAGCCGGTTCTTGGTCCGCGCGAAGCCGAACACCAACGGCACTGACCGTGTGTACGACGTGCACTTCACCATCGGCGACACCTCGGGCAACGTGACGTCGGCTCCGTCTGGCACCTGCCAGGTCCGCGTGCCGGCCAACCCGTTCGCTCCGGTCACGGTTCAGAAGAAGGGCTCGGGCGTCCTGGCCGGCCGCTAG
- a CDS encoding type II toxin-antitoxin system PemK/MazF family toxin: protein METNPGEPAGTPPGRINRGDVFWIGPDDSRGPVPAYSHPHVVVQEDVFNHSRITTVVVCALTSNLHRANEPGNVLLEVGEGNLPKQSVVVVSQIASVDKARLGERIGSLSGARVEQILAGLRFQQVSFFER from the coding sequence ATGGAGACGAACCCAGGAGAACCCGCGGGCACCCCCCCCGGGAGGATCAACCGCGGCGACGTGTTCTGGATCGGGCCGGACGACTCGCGAGGGCCTGTCCCGGCGTACTCTCATCCCCACGTGGTGGTTCAGGAGGACGTCTTCAACCATTCGCGCATCACGACCGTGGTCGTGTGCGCATTGACGTCGAACCTGCACCGGGCGAACGAGCCGGGGAACGTCCTGCTCGAGGTGGGCGAGGGCAACCTTCCCAAGCAGAGCGTGGTGGTCGTGTCGCAGATCGCTTCGGTCGACAAGGCCCGCCTGGGGGAACGCATCGGGTCGCTGTCCGGCGCGCGGGTGGAGCAGATTCTGGCCGGCTTGCGGTTCCAGCAGGTGTCGTTCTTCGAGCGGTAG